The Girardinichthys multiradiatus isolate DD_20200921_A chromosome 6, DD_fGirMul_XY1, whole genome shotgun sequence genome window below encodes:
- the LOC124869652 gene encoding tripartite motif-containing protein 16-like codes for MEQNQLDRETFSCSICLDLLKDPVAIPCGHSYCMNCIRSFWDEKEEKKSYHCPQCRQTFTPRPVLQKNTMLAALVEQLKKTGLQAAPADHCYAGPEDVACDFCTGRKLKAIKSCLVCLASYCEKHLQPHYDSATFKKHKLVEPSKNLQENICSRHDEVMKMFCRTDQKCICYLCSVDEHKGHDTVSAAAERTERQRELEVRREEIQQRIQDREKDVKLLQQEVEAINHSADKTVEDSEKIFTELIRLIQKRSSDVKQQIRSQQETEVSRVKELQEKLEQEITELKRKDAELKQLSNTEDHNQFLHNYPSLSALSESTHSSSINIRPLRYFEDVTAAVSELRDKLQDILRDTWTNISLTLTEVEVLLSEPEPKSRAGFLKYSCEITLDPNTANRRLLLSEENRKVTMMGQHQSYSSHPDRFTDYSQVLSRESLTGRCYWEVERRGGVSVAVAYKNISRAGSGNECRFGFNDKSWSLKCSQEGYKFGHNKIWTSISGPGSSRVGVYLDHRAGLLSFYSVSETMTLLHRVQTTFTQPLHAGVLVNWGGGSAELCKPK; via the coding sequence ATGGAGCAGAATCAGCTGGACCGAGAAACCTTCTCCTGTTCGATCTGTCTGGATCTACTGAAGGATCCAGTGGCTATTCCCTGTGGACACAGTTACTGTATGAACTGTATTAGAAGCTTCTGGGATGAGAAGGAGGAGAAGAAAAGCTACCACTGTCCTCAGTGCAGGCAGACCTTCACACCGAGGCCTGTCCTCCAGAAGAACACCATGTTAGCAGCTTtagtggagcagctgaagaAGACTGGACTCCAAGCTGCTCCTGCTGATCACTGCTATGCTGGACCTGAAGATGTGGCCTGTGATTTCTGcactggaagaaaactgaaagccATCAAGTCCTGTTTAGTCTGTCTGGCCTCTTactgtgagaaacatcttcAGCCTCATTATGATTCAGCTACATTTAAGAAACACAAGCTGGTGGAGCCCTCCAAGAACCTCCAGGAGAACATCTGCTCTCGTCATGATGAGGTGATGAAGATGTTCTGTCGTACTGATCAGAAGTGTATCTGTTATCTCTGCTCTGTGGATGAACATAAAGGTCACGACACAgtctcagctgcagcagaaaggaCTGAGAGGCAGAGAGAGCTGGAGGTGAGACGAGAAGAAATCCAGCAGAGAATCcaggacagagagaaagatgtgAAGCTGCTTCAACAGGAGGTGGAGGCCATCAATCACTCTGCTGATAAAACAGTGGAGGACAGTGAGAAGATCTTCACTGAGCTGATCCGTCTCATCCAGAAAAGAAgctctgatgtgaagcagcagatcagatcccagcaggaaactgaagtgagtcgagtcaaagagcttcaggagaagctggagcaggagatcactgagctgaagaggaaagACGCTGAGCTGAAGCAGCTctcaaacacagaagatcacaaccagtttctccacaactacccctcactgtcagcactcagtgagtctacacactcatccagcatcaatatccgtcctctgagatactttgaggatgtgacagcagctgtgtcagagctcagagataaactacaggacatcctgagagacacatggacaaacatctcactgaccctcactgaggtggaggttttactgtcagaaccagaaccaaagagcAGAGCTGgattcttaaaatattcatgTGAAATCACACTGgatccaaacacagcaaacagacgACTGTTACTATCAGAGGAGAACAGGAAGGTGACAATGATGGGTCAACATCAGTCTTATTCTAGTCATCCAGACAGATTCACTGATTATTCTCAGGTTCTGAGTAGAGAGAGTCTGACTGGACGTTGTTACTGGGaggtggagaggagaggaggagttTCTGTAGCAGTCGCATACAAGAACATCAGCAGAGCAGGAAGTGGGAATGAATGTAGATTTGGATTTAATGACAAATCTTGGTCATTAAAATGTTCCCAAGAAGGTTATAAATTTGGTCACAACAAGATCTGGACCTCCATCTCAGGTCCTGGTTCCTCCAGAGTAGGAGTGTACCTGGATCACAGAGCAGGTCTTCTGTCCTTCTACAGCGTCTCTGAAACCatgactctcctccacagagtccagaccacatTCACTCAGCCGCTACATGCTGGAGTTCTGGTTAACTGGGGCGGAGGTTCTGCAGAGTTGTGTAAACCCAAATAG